The DNA window AGACGCTCTTTTGCTAAGAGCTGGTAGATCGTATCTTTGAAAAATAGCTTAAAATTTTTCTTTAGCCAAAAGTCATTTGTACCACAAAGATGAGCTAGCTCTTTGATACTTGGAGGATTTTGCATACGACTTAACAAGATTGTTTTAGCCTTTAAAAGAGTCTTTTCTTCGTCACTGTTAAGTGAAATTTCGCTCTCTTTTTGTATTTTGCTTTTATAAATAAGCTCTAAAATTTTTGACTCAGTAAAAATTTCCCTCAGCGCGCCTTCATATAAATTTGTCGTCTCAAGTTCATTTAAAACGCAAATTTGCGCTAAATCTTTTTTGTATTTCAAAAGCTCAAATTTATCATCAAATCTAAGTCCAGCAAATATCTCAAGCTTATTTGCATAACTTTCGTCAAAAAGTAGTGTTTTTGTCTTATAAAATTTATTTTGATACTCAAAGATGCCTTTAAAATCGTCATTAACAAGCCCAATGCAAAATTCATCTTTGTTTAAAATATACTCTTTTCTATCAAGTTTAAAGCAAAGATCGTTTTTAGCCTCATTAAACATTAAAAATAGGTATTTTTTAGACTTGTGACGATCTCTTTTTATCCTGCCGTTACATAAAATTTCACTTTTTAGATAGCTAATACCGCTGCTTTGCTTGTAAAACTCTACGCTTATTTGTTTTTCTTTTTGAGATATCTTTCTCGTTCCATATTTTTTGTCTAAATTTATCATTTTATCCCTCAAGCGTTAAATTTAATCCCTTTAGCGTTACGTATGATATTGATAACGATTATTTAATTTTAGTAAAATGCGCATTAAATTTTTATAAGGAGTTTTTGTGAAAAGTGCATTAAAAATTTCTATTTGTGCGGCAATTTTTATAAATTTACCGCTTTTTGCAAATGAAGATAAAGTTCTACCAGAAGTTAAAGTAGTGAGTGCAACAGGATTTGAGCAAAATATCAAAGACGCACCAGCAACGCTTAGCGTTATAACCAAAGAGGCATTAGAAAAGAAAAATCACAAAGATATCGAGAGCATG is part of the Campylobacter concisus genome and encodes:
- a CDS encoding AraC family transcriptional regulator; amino-acid sequence: MINLDKKYGTRKISQKEKQISVEFYKQSSGISYLKSEILCNGRIKRDRHKSKKYLFLMFNEAKNDLCFKLDRKEYILNKDEFCIGLVNDDFKGIFEYQNKFYKTKTLLFDESYANKLEIFAGLRFDDKFELLKYKKDLAQICVLNELETTNLYEGALREIFTESKILELIYKSKIQKESEISLNSDEEKTLLKAKTILLSRMQNPPSIKELAHLCGTNDFWLKKNFKLFFKDTIYQLLAKERLKLAFTLLEQNDISIKEAANIVGYTNTAHFAKIFKINFGFLPSKLLKTKNYF